A region of the Cytobacillus luteolus genome:
GTCCGTTTAATCTCTCTAGCTTCTAACATCCTATCTAACATAGCCCCAGCAAGTTTGTGTTTTGCAAAAAGGACTGCACCAGTTGTATCTTTATCCAATCGGTGAATGTGACGCACTTTTGTGAATATCCCTTTTGCTTGAAAATAATAAGCTACCCCATTTGCTAAAGTCCCTAGTTGCCCCGGTTCATTAGGGTGGGTATCAATCTTGGCAGGTTTGTTTACGATCAATAAATGGTCATCCTCGTAAAGCACTTCAATGTCCATATACTCAGGTTCGAATCCAAACTCTTCTTCTGTAAAAAGATGCACTTGAAGCTTATCTTCTATATGTAAAGTTGAACTCCATGGAGTTGTCTCTCCATTAAGTTTAACACTCTTATTCATTCTAAATTGATGAAGCAAAGTCTTTGGAGTTTGCCACTTTTCTCTTAGTAATTGTTCTATAGACAGACCAACTAAATTTCTCGGAACATAGACAGTTAGCCATTCTCCTTGTTTTCCTGTTTTCAACATAGGTACACCTCATATAACGTTATATTACCTTAAGTATAGAGGATTAAAGGGCGAAAGGAAAATAGAGTGAAGTTTCGTATCTAACATTTGATAGTGTAGGAAACACTTACCTATCCAACTATTATCCTAGCTATGTTATTCTAGTACTATGAAAATGGGATATAGAGGGTGAATTTTGGTGAAAGTGGTATATGCAGCAACTCCTGAGCAGGAAACGCATATCGAAGAGCTAGTCGAGTACATTTACGGTGAGATCTTTCCACGTTACTTTACGGATGAGGAAATTGTAAAGTTAGAAAACCTGAATGTATTAGTTCATAACGATGACAATTATAATGGAACATTGAAGGAAGCGTTTCAACTAATTTCAAGTTTACAAGCGTTAATTGCAGTAGTTGAAACAGTGAAAGACGAGGAGATTTTACTTAGCCATCGTGAAATCTTTGAAAAAAATGTGAAAACACTTGATGAATTTGGCTATTCTTTTCCTTTTAACATTGAGCAATTTCGTGCACCGAAGGATGAAATTATAAGTAAATTTTCTAAAGCGGCTAACCTGTATCTGGCTTAAAACACTACATAAAAAATCCCACTTCATTATCGAAGAGGGATTTTTTTATTGGTTCTGTTATACTTATTTGATTTCAACTAGGGGTACGGACAGGTTGAGTAGTATGGGAGAAAAACGAGTCCGATCCGGTGAGTATTCGGACAGGTTGAGTGATAGAGGAAGCAAACAAGTCTGAATCCCGCAAGGATTCCGACAGGTTGAGCAGTAGAGGAGGCAAACAAGTCTGAATCCCGCACGGATTTCGACAGGTTGAGCAGTAGAGGAGGCAAACAAGTCCGAATACCGCACGGATTTCGACAGGTTGAGCAGTAGAGGAGGCAAACAAGTCCGAATACCGCACGGATTCCGACAGGTTGAGAAGTAGAGGAGGCAAACAAGTCCGAATACCGCACGGATTCCGACAGGTTGAGCAGTAGAGGAGGCAAACAAGTCTGAATCCCGCACGGATTCCGACAAGTTGAGCAGTATAGAAGGAAAACAAGTCCGAATCCCGTGAGTATTCGGACAGGTTAAGTGGCAGAGGAAGAAAACGAGTCCGAATCCACACAGGATCCAGACTCGTAACAAAGCTACTAACTTATTTCACTGTTTCTTCAAACCAACTTCTAAACGTAGGTTCTTCCTGGTAACCCACAATTCGCTCAACTTCTTTGCCATCTACATAATGAATAATGGTTGGTGTTGACTCAATTCCATAATCTCTCCAGCCATCTTCGAACTCTAATAAGTTGAACATTGGTAAATCAATATTCATCTCTTCAGCTAAAGGTACAACAATAGGAGATGTTTCTACACAGGCTGGACAAGTAGGACTGTAGAAGTAAACAGTCATTGTTGCTCCATCAGCTAACTTTTGGTCTAATTCCTCGGGAAGAATAATATTTTGGTAATTCGGATTTTCAAGTTGTTTTACCGTTTCAGGATGAAGAGTTGTCTTATTAAAAGGATTTCCTTCAGCTTGTTGTTTATTTTGTAAAGATGTAACTAAGGCTAATGCACCGAATAGTACAACGATCACTGCAGTAAAGATAATGACTTTTTTCAAATGAAACTACCTACTTTCTTTTTTTCATAATCATAAAGCTTGATATTGAAATGATGATAAATGCGACCAATGCTAGAAATGGAATCGTGATAAACCCTAACCAGTTAATATATTGGCCGGTACATGGCACAATTCCACATGAAATT
Encoded here:
- a CDS encoding RluA family pseudouridine synthase is translated as MKTGKQGEWLTVYVPRNLVGLSIEQLLREKWQTPKTLLHQFRMNKSVKLNGETTPWSSTLHIEDKLQVHLFTEEEFGFEPEYMDIEVLYEDDHLLIVNKPAKIDTHPNEPGQLGTLANGVAYYFQAKGIFTKVRHIHRLDKDTTGAVLFAKHKLAGAMLDRMLEAREIKRTYLALAQGRIKQAKGKIDAPIGRDRHHPTRRRVSPNGQTAISHYKVLDYYSKNDLSLVELELQTGRTHQIRVHMSHIGHPLFGDVLYGGRDEIDRQALHAAKIRLKHPITDESIEVRAPFLDEPAIFPREI
- a CDS encoding DUF5365 family protein codes for the protein MKVVYAATPEQETHIEELVEYIYGEIFPRYFTDEEIVKLENLNVLVHNDDNYNGTLKEAFQLISSLQALIAVVETVKDEEILLSHREIFEKNVKTLDEFGYSFPFNIEQFRAPKDEIISKFSKAANLYLA
- a CDS encoding thioredoxin family protein yields the protein MKKVIIFTAVIVVLFGALALVTSLQNKQQAEGNPFNKTTLHPETVKQLENPNYQNIILPEELDQKLADGATMTVYFYSPTCPACVETSPIVVPLAEEMNIDLPMFNLLEFEDGWRDYGIESTPTIIHYVDGKEVERIVGYQEEPTFRSWFEETVK